In a genomic window of Helianthus annuus cultivar XRQ/B chromosome 10, HanXRQr2.0-SUNRISE, whole genome shotgun sequence:
- the LOC110888837 gene encoding uncharacterized protein LOC110888837, producing the protein MAVLDSDDENHVNEVVLDATKGVSKDYVDHGDQSLTCDSDPSYQMLFRCLDQESKYFLKNIRRYNSMFSFTSMGGKVDTKINKGNAPFVYRISGQNAHSVGSLLPKHGSQPKFSQLYIYDTENELSNRELLFSDSSSKASIRAKELDVKFIKYITNMLDSTNMLVKTYRMVRDHLHDNPNVTLKLRIISQRDRDGRTYNLPTCSEVAALIVDEPDLQIESRDIIVEMRSGDLKRISELHPSYLALQYPIVFPYGDDGYRINIPHRDFGPNTKKTRPTCTMREFFSYRIQDRHNKFSLILNARRLFQQFLVDAYTMIESERLNYIRFQQIKLRSDSLNSLKNVQDVGQSDLSHTGQPVILPSSFTGGSRYMMQNYLDAMALCRKYGYPDFFITITCNPKWPEIVRFIGDSSIKPEDRPDILCRLFKMKLDELIKDTKQKKKKFGDINAVVYTVEFQKRGLPHAHICLFMKADHKLPTVEHIDPFISAEIPDKNEDPELYSLVSDFMIHGPCGYANMKCPCMVGNRCSKNFPKRFLDSTSIDSDGFPVYRRRDSGHTVVKKGVTLDNRSVVPYNKKLLKRYQAHINVEWCNQAGSIKYLFKYINKGPDRATVAVFDSDRGPDEEIPKDEIKEYYEARYVSACEASWRIFGNDVHYRYPSVMRLPFHLPGQQNVVFSCDDDIEDVLNKPQVNSSIFLEWMKMNNSKPEARELTYVEFPTKYVWKLKDRCWQQRQNYVVIGRIYSASPSLGEAYYLRILLTKVKGPRSFEEIRTYDGVVYPTFRDACYARGLLDDDNEYIECIKESSFTGNGHYLRSLFATLLLSNTLSRPEVVWEKTWELLSEDILYNMRKDSGMSDFVVSDERLKNITLSKIEKFLLRNGSSLHRFSPMPYPDDDYLMFESNRLINEELSFDMDEVTAEFNNLHNCLNGDQRAVYNEIMDAVRIGKGGVFFVYGYGGTGKTFLWKTLGASIRCNGQIVINVASSGIASLLLSRGRTAHSRFHIPINVNEDSVCHIKPNTEIANLLYEAKLIIWDEAPMIHKHAFEALDRTMKDVLSVFDSRNSELPFGGKTIVFGGDFRQILPVVQNGSRQDIVNASLCSSHIWSSCKEINDPLHQDLYNPDVLNSVKVSGLPNHRLVLKLGVPVMLLRNIDQQNGLCNGTRLQITRLGKRVIEAEILSGSNVGSRTYIPRISMIPSDKKIPFKFQRRQFPITVCFAMTINKSQGQSLSRVGIYLRDPVFSHGQLYVALSRVKTKDGVKVLIFDKDGRPTNKTANVVYKEIFGKL; encoded by the exons ATGGCTGTTCTtgattctgatgatgaaaatCATGTTAACGAGGTTGTGTTAGACGCCACCAAAGGCGTTTCTAAAG ATTACGTTGACCATGGTGACCAATCTCTTACGTGTG ATTCTGATCCATCTTATCAGATGCTTTTTCGCTGTTTAGATCAGGAAAGCAAATATTTCTTAAAGAACATAAGACGTTACAATTCTATGTTTTCCTTTACTTCAATGGGAGGAAAAGTAGATACTAAAATAAACAAAGGTAATGCTCCATTTGTTTATAGAATCAGTGGTCAGAATGCACATAGTGTGGGTAGTCTTCTTCCTAAGCATGGATCCCAGCCAAAATTTTCACAGCTTTATATCTATGATACTGAGAATGAGCTTTCTAATAGGGAGTTGTTATTCAG TGATTCTTCAAGCAAAGCATCGATAAGGGCAAAGGAACTTGATGTTAAGTTTATAAAGTATATTACGAACATGTTAGATTCTACAAATATGTTGGTTAAAACTTACAGGATGGTACGAGACCATCTCCATGACAATCCTAATGTTACTCTTAAACTTCGTATAATCTCACAGAGAGATCGAGACGGTAGGACTTACAATTTACCTACGTGTTCTGAAGTTGCTGCTTTGATAGTTGATGAACCTGATCTCCAGATTGAAAGCCGTGATATTATTGTTGAAATGCGTTCCGGAGATCTTAAGCGTATTAGCGAGTTACATCCTTCTTATCTTGCTCTACAGTATCCAATTGTTTTTCCGTATGGAGACGATGGATATAGGATTAACATTCCTCATAGGGATTTTGGTCCTAATACAAAGAAGACAAGACCAACTTGTACTATGAGGGAGTTTTTTTCTTATAGAATTCAGGATAGGCATAACAAGTTTTCTCTAATTCTTAATGCAAGAAGGTTGTTTCAGCAGTTTTTAGTCGATGCTTACACAATGATTGAAAGTGAGAGGCTAAACTACATACGTTTTCAGCAAATCAAACTAAGATCTGATTCGCTTAACAGTCTTAAAAATGTTCAAGACGTTGGTCAGAGTGATTTGAGTCATACGGGACAACCTGTTATATTACCTTCATCTTTTACGGGTGGTTCTCGATACATGATGCAAAATTACTTAGATGCTATGGCGTTATGTCGGAAGTATGGGTATCCTGATTTCTTTATCACAATCACATGTAATCCGAAATGGCCTGAGATTGTAAGATTTATTGGTGACTCTTCAATTAAGCCTGAAGACAGACCTGACATACTTTGTCGATTGTTTAAGATGAAACTTGATGAATTGATAAAAGAtacgaagcaaaaaaaaaaaaaatttggcgaTATTAATGCAG TTGTTTATACCGTTGAGTTTCAAAAACGTGGTTTGCCACATGCGCATATTTGCTTATTTATGAAAGCTGATCATAAGCTTCCTACGGTTGAACACATCGATCCCTTTATATCAGCTGAAATTCCTGATAAGAACGAGGATCCTGAATTGTATTCTCTTGTGAGTGACTTTATGATTCATGGTCCTTGTGGATATGCGAACATGAAATGTCCATGCATGGTTGGGAACCGTTGTTCTAAGAATTTTCCAAAGAGGTTTTTGGATTCCACTTCCATTGATTCTGATGGATTTCCAGTTTATAGGAGAAGAGATTCTGGTCACACAGTTGTGAAGAAGGGCGTTACTTTAGACAATAGGAGTGTAGTTCCATACAACAAAAAGCTACTTAAAAGATATCAGGCACACATCAACGTGGAATGGTGCAATCAGGCTGGGTCAATAAAGTATTTGTTTAAATACATTAATAAAGGACCTGATCGAGCCACTGTTGCTGTTTTTGATTCAGACAGAGGCCCCGATGAGGAGATTCCAAAAGATGAAATTAAAGAGTATTACGAAGCTAGATATGTTTCCGCATGTGAAGCCAGCTGGAGAATATTTGGCAATGATGTTCATTATCGGTATCCATCTGTTATGAGGTTACCATTTCATCTTCCAGGACAACAAAATGTTGTATTTAGTTGTGACGATGATATTGAGGATGTCCTAAACAAACCTCAAGTAAATTCCTCTATTTTCTTAGAATGGATGAAGATGAACAATTCTAAGCCTGAAGCAAGAGAACTTACTTATGTTGAGTTTCCCACAAAATATGTGTGGAAGTTAAAAGATCGTTGCTGGCAGCAACGCCAAAATTATGTTGTTATTGGAAGAATTTATTCTGCGTCTCCCTCTCTTGGTGAGGCTTATTACCTAAGAATTCTTCTTACTAAGGTTAAAGGGCCACGATCATTTGAAGAAATAAGAACATATGATGGTGTTGTGTATCCTACGTTTCGGGATGCGTGTTATGCACGTGGCCTGTTAGATGATGACAATGAATATATCGAGTGTATTAAAGAATCCAGTTTCACAGGAAACGGTCATTATCTTCGTTCTTTGTTTGCAACACTTCTATTGTCTAATACGCTATCTAGACCTGAAGTTGTTTGGGAGAAAACGTGGGAGCTATTGTCCGAGGACATTTTATACAATATGCGGAAAGATTCTGGCATGAGCG ATTTCGTTGTTTCTGATGAACGTTTAAAGAATATTACGTTGTCGAAAATCGAAAAATTCCTTCTTCGTAATGGATCCAGCTTGCACAGGTTTTCACCAATGCCTTATCCTGATGATGACTATCTAATGTTCGAGAGCAACCGTTTGATAAACGAGGAGCTTTCTTTTGACATGGATGAAGTTACGGCTGAGTTCAATAATCTTCACAACTGTCTAAACGGCGATCAAAGAGCCGTGTATAATGAAATTATGGATGCTGTTCGGATTGGTAAGGGTGGTGTGTTTTTTGTGTACGGTTATGGTGGTACGGGCAAGACTTTTCTGTGGAAAACTTTAGGTGCTTCCATTAGATGCAATGGACAGATTGTTATTAATGTCGCTTCAAGTGGTATTGCATCTTTGTTGTTATCACGCGGTCGTACTGCTCACTCGCGATTTCATATTCCAATTAATGTCAATGAAGATTCGGTATGCCATATAAAGCCTAATACTGAAATTGCGAATCTTTTATATGAAGCAAAGTTGATTATTTGGGACGAGGCACCGATGATACACAAACATGCTTTCGAGGCTCTTGATCGTACAATGAAGGATGTTTTGAGTGTTTTTGATTCACGAAATTCAGAACTTCCATTTGGTGGGAAAACTATTGTATTTGGTGGTGACTTTAGACAAATCCTACCTGTTGTACAAAATGGAAGCAGGCAAGATATCGTAAACGCCTCATTATGTTCATCCCACATCTGGTCCAGTTGCAAG GAAATCAACGATCCGTTACATCAAGATTTGTATAATCCAGATGTGTTAAATAGTGTAAAAGTATCAGGGTTACCAAATCATAGATTGGTATTAAAATTGGGCGTTCCGGTTATGCTTTTGAGGAATATTGATCAGCAAAACGGTTTGTGCAATGGTACGCGTCTTCAAATCACACGTCTTGGTAAACGTGTTATTGAGGCTGAGATATTATCAGGAAGTAATGTTGGATCAAGAACTTACATCCCAAGAATCAGCATGATACCATCTGACAAGAAAATACCCTTCAAATTTCAACGAAGGCAATTTCCAATAACCGTATGTTTTGCGATGACTATTAACAAAAGTCAAGGACAATCTCTATCTAGAGTTGGTATATACCTGAGAGACCCCGTGTTCTCACATGGTCAGCTTTATGTTGCGTTGTCGAGGGTAAAGACTAAGGATGGCGTTAAGGTTTTAATATTCGACAAAGATGGCAGGCCAACAAATAAAACTGCAAACGTTGTTTACAAAGAAATATTTGGGAAATTGTAG